One Limibacter armeniacum DNA window includes the following coding sequences:
- a CDS encoding metallophosphoesterase family protein, which yields MSWTISRRRFLLSSSVLTGAIFLAPKSLFSQSKQPSIRFGVLTDSHYANRPESGTRFYRQSIEKLEACVEVLNKEKVDFAIHLGDLKDQDEQKQEVDTLRYLSEIEGAFAKFNGPRYHCIGNHDVDSISKKQFLEGVENTGIPKDQGHYSFDLNGFHFIVLDPNYHPDGSHHNHGDFKWSEAIIPEGQWKWFEQDLEKTTLPTVVFCHFTLYNFTRDNDPFYVTDFERAQKLMEKSGKVLAVLQGHVHQEDFQTINGIHYITQLGMVDHDGLDNNSFAIVEIDQNGLVINGYKRSTSHKFSLAKK from the coding sequence ATGAGCTGGACCATTTCACGCAGACGTTTTTTACTTTCTTCATCAGTCCTGACTGGAGCAATATTTCTCGCTCCTAAAAGCTTGTTTTCACAAAGTAAACAACCTAGTATCCGCTTTGGAGTACTGACGGACAGCCACTATGCCAATCGCCCTGAATCAGGGACAAGATTTTACCGTCAGTCAATAGAAAAGCTGGAAGCTTGTGTTGAAGTTTTGAATAAAGAGAAAGTGGATTTTGCGATTCATTTGGGTGATTTAAAAGATCAGGACGAACAAAAGCAAGAAGTGGATACATTGCGTTACTTGTCTGAAATAGAAGGTGCATTTGCCAAGTTTAACGGACCAAGATATCACTGTATTGGAAACCATGATGTTGATAGCATTTCAAAAAAGCAGTTTCTTGAAGGTGTCGAAAACACAGGTATCCCAAAAGATCAAGGACATTATTCTTTTGACCTGAATGGATTTCATTTTATAGTACTTGACCCTAATTATCATCCTGATGGAAGCCATCATAACCATGGTGATTTTAAATGGTCTGAAGCGATTATTCCGGAAGGTCAGTGGAAATGGTTTGAGCAAGACCTTGAGAAAACAACTTTGCCAACGGTCGTATTCTGCCATTTTACTTTATATAATTTTACTCGAGACAATGACCCATTTTATGTGACAGATTTTGAAAGGGCTCAAAAGCTGATGGAAAAATCAGGAAAGGTATTGGCTGTACTTCAGGGACATGTACACCAAGAAGATTTCCAGACCATCAATGGGATTCATTACATTACACAATTGGGGATGGTAGATCATGATGGGCTTGATAACAACAGTTTTGCCATTGTAGAAATTGATCAAAATGGGTTGGTTATAAATGGCTACAAGAGAAGTACTTCTCACAAGTTTTCGTTAGCCAAAAAGTAA
- a CDS encoding transposase, with the protein TGLARKHFQPLLNQLDKQLKKVQLQIRQLIQEDEKLKQLTKIVTSVPGVGEIVCWKLLVVTNEFKDLRDGRKFACYSGVAPFAYTSGISIKGRAKVSNMANKDMKKLLHMAAVASIGKGKGELYDYFHRKVKQGKHKMSIINAVRNKIIHRVFACVSANREYDYSYINALV; encoded by the coding sequence ACAGGGCTGGCACGCAAACATTTCCAGCCGTTGTTGAATCAGCTGGATAAGCAACTGAAAAAAGTACAGCTACAGATCCGTCAACTGATTCAGGAAGATGAAAAACTCAAACAACTGACCAAAATTGTCACCTCCGTACCTGGTGTGGGAGAAATTGTTTGTTGGAAACTACTGGTTGTGACCAATGAATTCAAGGATCTCCGAGATGGACGGAAGTTCGCCTGCTACAGTGGTGTAGCTCCATTTGCCTATACCTCAGGCATTAGTATCAAAGGAAGAGCAAAAGTATCCAATATGGCTAACAAAGACATGAAAAAGTTATTGCATATGGCTGCAGTAGCAAGTATTGGTAAGGGAAAAGGAGAACTCTATGATTACTTTCACAGAAAAGTAAAACAAGGCAAACACAAGATGTCAATCATTAACGCTGTTAGAAATAAGATTATACACCGAGTATTTGCCTGTGTGAGTGCAAATAGAGAATATGATTATTCTTATATTAATGCACTTGTTTAG